The Candidatus Nitrosocosmicus franklandus genome contains a region encoding:
- a CDS encoding B12-binding domain-containing protein, giving the protein MYKKYNLADIQRDIIDLLQNNNPMSSSEIAKVLGTNRITISKYLDILYFQKIINKRKIGSVNFWYLQPGITNLDSQDEDFLEFQQKLIEALLSGKGEVAENIVLSLINRNFNLRKIVNNVCLPVLNTILELYNRGKIGKTEKIHLLNNLSNCIRILRNVIKSTNTRFGDSQLIIMSGDDDSLPICIMLEILTAKEGINSVLIGNIEKYIDPFFDIDLQRYINKLSKRTRGKSVIVVISNSETSIRFLFTALMETNLQQRNQIFVFSNKILKEKIEKTIVGINMYTDFDILLNDLEKRMSR; this is encoded by the coding sequence ATGTACAAGAAATATAATTTGGCAGATATTCAACGAGATATTATAGACCTTCTCCAAAACAATAATCCCATGTCCAGTAGTGAAATAGCGAAGGTTTTGGGAACAAATCGTATTACCATTTCTAAATACCTAGATATATTATATTTTCAGAAAATAATTAATAAAAGGAAGATAGGGTCTGTAAATTTTTGGTATTTACAGCCTGGCATAACCAATTTAGACTCTCAAGATGAAGACTTTCTCGAGTTTCAACAAAAACTAATTGAGGCACTGCTTAGTGGTAAAGGGGAGGTCGCAGAAAATATTGTTCTCAGTTTGATTAACCGGAATTTTAACCTTAGGAAAATTGTTAACAATGTCTGTCTACCAGTACTAAATACGATATTAGAACTATATAATAGAGGTAAAATCGGAAAGACAGAAAAAATTCATTTGTTAAATAATCTTTCAAACTGCATCAGGATTCTTAGAAATGTGATAAAGTCCACCAATACAAGGTTTGGAGACTCCCAATTAATAATAATGTCTGGAGATGATGACTCCCTGCCAATCTGTATAATGTTGGAAATATTGACAGCAAAGGAAGGTATTAACTCAGTACTTATAGGAAATATAGAGAAATACATCGATCCTTTTTTTGATATAGATTTACAGCGGTATATTAATAAACTCTCAAAGAGAACTAGAGGAAAATCTGTCATCGTAGTGATTTCAAATAGTGAGACCTCCATCAGATTCCTATTTACAGCACTGATGGAAACGAATCTTCAGCAAAGGAATCAAATTTTTGTATTTTCTAATAAGATTCTGAAAGAAAAGATCGAAAAAACCATTGTAGGAATAAATATGTATACAGATTTTGATATTTTACTGAATGATTTAGAAAAAAGAATGTCTAGGTAA